The following proteins come from a genomic window of Carcharodon carcharias isolate sCarCar2 chromosome 10, sCarCar2.pri, whole genome shotgun sequence:
- the znf408 gene encoding zinc finger protein 408 isoform X1: MSARPPLLFLLPWQRDFETGAGARIHFSAPCGNHLVFKGHIYRFPLGHQCILETYLVCYHKMPQVNEESEGLGLTEEGLIPTDHKQQLFCEDCQEFFEKRCPVHGLPSFIKDTPVELGLPCRAFYTLPPGLAAGPSQTQKNQLGIWCVSKALPRGIFFGPVEGKLECDDVNGIASFISKELRENNEKAGLPEAQRVNQSFSNWMRYANKAKTKEESNAVIFQFYGKIYYRVSKTIELGQELLLWPEENQVQVIKDIDNVHEDIETVKVHTDVLHEEPMDNAPAHAVVVPAEPSLPRPLCSKPLVAEKEPECVKVVKIDQPVKRSQRLQIKHKTQNTLSEKRVSWVALGRPPKLNRPNNIEKMLFPAPFSKRDDTKKQHDPGIDKLAQDVSEIKPKKQKKINQSGLGERTLRSSTCNKGPGTCAAGRARKMHTGLNSQTLKQQVPKQDRRKKAMLGDNQEKSKEANEKCCDQNTEAKSLENHETKKKPGDDLTTPDKKVDGQKPPAENGEHMRAIGKRKPKTKSGGRRKFCRRDSSQIDPSERRYRCDDCGKGFIQLCHLKKHRFTHTGHKPYLCNECGKSYSSEESFRAHQMLHRGERPFKCQQCDKAYALKRDLREHERVHSGERPFVCGECGKAFARPPSLRIHKKLHRLKAMNLGNPKACRCSVCDKELANPGSLKNHMRLHTGEKPFTCTYCGKAFRQIGNLRGHQRIHTGEKPYKCEDCGEFFSQLPELRRHRISHTGEVYLCTICGKTLRDPHTFRAHERLHTGERPFKCNECGKAYTLATKLRRHQRIHLTEKPFKCDICGKGYTMTQSLKRHRASHKKSNARSLGEVAEAIASLEKESSESKTLTLTPKRVRKVGLNTVSQESADSGGNESVVLNLYVHTIEMVEIPSAEHKENMMLNTDDQSSGEPSVTFQQVEHNVTLETEGVVGNPSQDVVAQALVESQQPLNEDIIEIIIPDTEDYGERVTSRNCVVVEQEKLTNNAVVIEEDIGFNTVAEIIEISTGN; the protein is encoded by the exons TCTGTGAGGATTGTCAGGAGTTCTTTGAAAAGAGATGTCCAGTGCATGGCCTGCCATCTTTTATAAAAGATACACCAGTGGAGCTTGGGTTACCATGCCGAGCCTTCTACACACTCCCCCCTGGTCTGGCAGCAGGACCTTCCCAGACTCAGAAAAACCAgctgggtatctggtgtgtttctAAGGCACTTCCCAGAGGAATATTTTTTGGACCTGTCGAAGGAAAACTGGAATGTGATGACGTAAATGGAATAGCATCCTTCATTTCAAAGGAG CTTAGAGAAAACAATGAAAAAGCTGGATTGCCAGAAGCACAGAGGGTCAATCAATCATTCTCAAACTGGATGAG ATATGCAAACAAGGCAAAAACAAAAGAGGAGAGCAATGCAGTCATTTTCCAGTTTTATGGAAAGATCTACTACAGGGTTTCTAAAACTATCGAACTGGGTCAAGAACTTCTCTTATGGCCAGAGGAGAATCAAGTTCAAGTAATAAAGGATATAGACAATGTGCATGAGGACATTGAGACAGTCAAAGTTCACACAG ATGTGCTACATGAAGAGCCCATGGATAATGCACCAGCGCATGCTGTTGTCGTGCCAGCCGAGCCTTCTCTGCCTAGGCCACTGTGCAGCAAACCACTTGTAGCTGAAAAAGAGCCAGAGTGCGTGAAAGTGGTGAAAATAGATCAGCCAGTTAAAAGATCACAGCGGCTTCAGATCAAACATAAAACCCAGAACACGTTgtcagagaagagagtgagttggGTTGCCTTGGGGCGTCCACCAAAATTAAACCGGCCCAACAACATTGAAAAAATGCTGTTCCCAGCCCCTTTCTCCAAACGGGATGATACTAAGAAACAGCATGACCCTGGGATTGACAAATTGGCACAAGATGTTAGTGAAATTAAGCCCAAAAAACAGAAGAAAATTAATCAGTCTGGACTTGGTGAGAGGACCTTACGATCATCAACATGCAACAAGGGCCCTGGAACTTGTGCTGCTGGGAGAGCTCGAAAGATGCACACTGGGCTCAATTCACAAACACTGAAGCAACAGGTACCAAAACAGGACAGGAGGAAGAAGGCAATGCTGGGAGACAACCAGGAAAAGTCTAAAGAAGCAAACGAGAAATGTTGCGATCAAAATACAGAAGCCAAATCTTTAGAGAATCACGAGACAAAGAAGAAACCAGGTGATGATTTGaccacaccagacaaaaaggtggACGGGCAAAAACCTCCTGCTGAAAACGGAGAGCACATGCGAGCTATTGGCAAACGCAAACCTAAAACCAAATCAGGGGGCAGGAGAAAGTTCTGCCGCCGTGACAGCTCCCAGATCGACCCCAGTGAGAGAAGGTACAGATGTGACGACTGTGGAAAAGGTTTCATCCAGTTGTGCCACCTGAAGAAACATCGGTTCACTCATACTGGCCATAAACCATACTTGTGCaatgagtgtgggaagagctacAGCTCTGAGGAGAGTTTTAGAG CCCACCAGATGCTGCACAGAGGCGAGCGGCCATTCAAATGTCAGCAATGTGACAAGGCCTATGCATTGAAGCGAGATCTCCGAGAACATGAGCGGGTGCATTCAGGGGAACGCCCGTTCGTATGCGGTGAATGTGGAAAAGCATTTGCCAGGCCACCATCCCTCCGGATTCATAAGAAGCTCCACCGCCTCAAGGCCATGAACCTTGGCAACCCAAAAGCCTGCCGTTGCAGTGTATGTGATAAGGAGCTGGCCAACCCAGGCTCACTGAAGAACCACATGAGGCTACACACGGGTGAAAAGCCATTCACTTGCACGTACTGCGGTAAAGCCTTCAGGCAGATCGGCAATCTTCGGGGCCACCAACGAATCCACACTGGAGAGAAACCATATAAATGCGAGGACTGTGGAGAGTTTTTCTCCCAGTTGCCTGAATTGCGGAGGCACCGGATTTCTCACACTGGGGAGGTCTATCTCTGTACAATATGTGGGAAAACTTTGAGGGATCCACACACTTTCAGAGCTCATGAACGCCTGCACACAGGAGAGAGACCCTTCAAATGTAATGAGTGTGGGAAGGCATATACCCTTGCCACCAAGCTTCGTAGGCACCAGAGAATCCACTTGACTGAAAAGCCATTTAAATGTGACATTTGTGGAAAGGGGTACACCATGACCCAAAGCTTAAAGAGACACAGGGCATCCCACAAGAAAAGCAATGCTCGAAGTTTAGGGGAGGTTGCAGAAGCTATCGCCTCTTTGGAAAAGGAAAGCTCTGAAAGCAAAACTCTTACTTTGACTCCAAAGCGTGTTAGGAAAGTCGGCTTAAATACCGTCAGCCAAGAGAGTGCCGACTCGGGTGGAAACGAAAGTGTGGTTTTAAACCTTTATGTGCACACCATTGAAATGGTGGAAATCCCGAGTGCAGAACACAAGGAGAACATGATGTTAAATACTGATGATCAGAGCTCAGGTGAACCCAGTGTTACATTCCAGCAGGTGGAGCACAATGTAACTTTGGAGACTGAAGGAGTCGTTGGAAACCCCTCGCAAGATGTGGTTGCTCAGGCCCTGGTAGAAAGTCAGCAACCTCTCAATGAAGATATCATAGAAATAATTATCCCGGACACTGAGGATTATGGAGAACGAGTCACTAGCAGAAACTGTGTTGTTGTAGAGCAAGAGAAATTGACCAACAATGCTGTTGTTATTGAGGAGGATATTGGGTTTAATACTGTTGCTGAGATTATAGAGATATCAACTGGCAACTGA
- the znf408 gene encoding zinc finger protein 408 isoform X2 has product MPQVNEESEGLGLTEEGLIPTDHKQQLFCEDCQEFFEKRCPVHGLPSFIKDTPVELGLPCRAFYTLPPGLAAGPSQTQKNQLGIWCVSKALPRGIFFGPVEGKLECDDVNGIASFISKELRENNEKAGLPEAQRVNQSFSNWMRYANKAKTKEESNAVIFQFYGKIYYRVSKTIELGQELLLWPEENQVQVIKDIDNVHEDIETVKVHTDVLHEEPMDNAPAHAVVVPAEPSLPRPLCSKPLVAEKEPECVKVVKIDQPVKRSQRLQIKHKTQNTLSEKRVSWVALGRPPKLNRPNNIEKMLFPAPFSKRDDTKKQHDPGIDKLAQDVSEIKPKKQKKINQSGLGERTLRSSTCNKGPGTCAAGRARKMHTGLNSQTLKQQVPKQDRRKKAMLGDNQEKSKEANEKCCDQNTEAKSLENHETKKKPGDDLTTPDKKVDGQKPPAENGEHMRAIGKRKPKTKSGGRRKFCRRDSSQIDPSERRYRCDDCGKGFIQLCHLKKHRFTHTGHKPYLCNECGKSYSSEESFRAHQMLHRGERPFKCQQCDKAYALKRDLREHERVHSGERPFVCGECGKAFARPPSLRIHKKLHRLKAMNLGNPKACRCSVCDKELANPGSLKNHMRLHTGEKPFTCTYCGKAFRQIGNLRGHQRIHTGEKPYKCEDCGEFFSQLPELRRHRISHTGEVYLCTICGKTLRDPHTFRAHERLHTGERPFKCNECGKAYTLATKLRRHQRIHLTEKPFKCDICGKGYTMTQSLKRHRASHKKSNARSLGEVAEAIASLEKESSESKTLTLTPKRVRKVGLNTVSQESADSGGNESVVLNLYVHTIEMVEIPSAEHKENMMLNTDDQSSGEPSVTFQQVEHNVTLETEGVVGNPSQDVVAQALVESQQPLNEDIIEIIIPDTEDYGERVTSRNCVVVEQEKLTNNAVVIEEDIGFNTVAEIIEISTGN; this is encoded by the exons TCTGTGAGGATTGTCAGGAGTTCTTTGAAAAGAGATGTCCAGTGCATGGCCTGCCATCTTTTATAAAAGATACACCAGTGGAGCTTGGGTTACCATGCCGAGCCTTCTACACACTCCCCCCTGGTCTGGCAGCAGGACCTTCCCAGACTCAGAAAAACCAgctgggtatctggtgtgtttctAAGGCACTTCCCAGAGGAATATTTTTTGGACCTGTCGAAGGAAAACTGGAATGTGATGACGTAAATGGAATAGCATCCTTCATTTCAAAGGAG CTTAGAGAAAACAATGAAAAAGCTGGATTGCCAGAAGCACAGAGGGTCAATCAATCATTCTCAAACTGGATGAG ATATGCAAACAAGGCAAAAACAAAAGAGGAGAGCAATGCAGTCATTTTCCAGTTTTATGGAAAGATCTACTACAGGGTTTCTAAAACTATCGAACTGGGTCAAGAACTTCTCTTATGGCCAGAGGAGAATCAAGTTCAAGTAATAAAGGATATAGACAATGTGCATGAGGACATTGAGACAGTCAAAGTTCACACAG ATGTGCTACATGAAGAGCCCATGGATAATGCACCAGCGCATGCTGTTGTCGTGCCAGCCGAGCCTTCTCTGCCTAGGCCACTGTGCAGCAAACCACTTGTAGCTGAAAAAGAGCCAGAGTGCGTGAAAGTGGTGAAAATAGATCAGCCAGTTAAAAGATCACAGCGGCTTCAGATCAAACATAAAACCCAGAACACGTTgtcagagaagagagtgagttggGTTGCCTTGGGGCGTCCACCAAAATTAAACCGGCCCAACAACATTGAAAAAATGCTGTTCCCAGCCCCTTTCTCCAAACGGGATGATACTAAGAAACAGCATGACCCTGGGATTGACAAATTGGCACAAGATGTTAGTGAAATTAAGCCCAAAAAACAGAAGAAAATTAATCAGTCTGGACTTGGTGAGAGGACCTTACGATCATCAACATGCAACAAGGGCCCTGGAACTTGTGCTGCTGGGAGAGCTCGAAAGATGCACACTGGGCTCAATTCACAAACACTGAAGCAACAGGTACCAAAACAGGACAGGAGGAAGAAGGCAATGCTGGGAGACAACCAGGAAAAGTCTAAAGAAGCAAACGAGAAATGTTGCGATCAAAATACAGAAGCCAAATCTTTAGAGAATCACGAGACAAAGAAGAAACCAGGTGATGATTTGaccacaccagacaaaaaggtggACGGGCAAAAACCTCCTGCTGAAAACGGAGAGCACATGCGAGCTATTGGCAAACGCAAACCTAAAACCAAATCAGGGGGCAGGAGAAAGTTCTGCCGCCGTGACAGCTCCCAGATCGACCCCAGTGAGAGAAGGTACAGATGTGACGACTGTGGAAAAGGTTTCATCCAGTTGTGCCACCTGAAGAAACATCGGTTCACTCATACTGGCCATAAACCATACTTGTGCaatgagtgtgggaagagctacAGCTCTGAGGAGAGTTTTAGAG CCCACCAGATGCTGCACAGAGGCGAGCGGCCATTCAAATGTCAGCAATGTGACAAGGCCTATGCATTGAAGCGAGATCTCCGAGAACATGAGCGGGTGCATTCAGGGGAACGCCCGTTCGTATGCGGTGAATGTGGAAAAGCATTTGCCAGGCCACCATCCCTCCGGATTCATAAGAAGCTCCACCGCCTCAAGGCCATGAACCTTGGCAACCCAAAAGCCTGCCGTTGCAGTGTATGTGATAAGGAGCTGGCCAACCCAGGCTCACTGAAGAACCACATGAGGCTACACACGGGTGAAAAGCCATTCACTTGCACGTACTGCGGTAAAGCCTTCAGGCAGATCGGCAATCTTCGGGGCCACCAACGAATCCACACTGGAGAGAAACCATATAAATGCGAGGACTGTGGAGAGTTTTTCTCCCAGTTGCCTGAATTGCGGAGGCACCGGATTTCTCACACTGGGGAGGTCTATCTCTGTACAATATGTGGGAAAACTTTGAGGGATCCACACACTTTCAGAGCTCATGAACGCCTGCACACAGGAGAGAGACCCTTCAAATGTAATGAGTGTGGGAAGGCATATACCCTTGCCACCAAGCTTCGTAGGCACCAGAGAATCCACTTGACTGAAAAGCCATTTAAATGTGACATTTGTGGAAAGGGGTACACCATGACCCAAAGCTTAAAGAGACACAGGGCATCCCACAAGAAAAGCAATGCTCGAAGTTTAGGGGAGGTTGCAGAAGCTATCGCCTCTTTGGAAAAGGAAAGCTCTGAAAGCAAAACTCTTACTTTGACTCCAAAGCGTGTTAGGAAAGTCGGCTTAAATACCGTCAGCCAAGAGAGTGCCGACTCGGGTGGAAACGAAAGTGTGGTTTTAAACCTTTATGTGCACACCATTGAAATGGTGGAAATCCCGAGTGCAGAACACAAGGAGAACATGATGTTAAATACTGATGATCAGAGCTCAGGTGAACCCAGTGTTACATTCCAGCAGGTGGAGCACAATGTAACTTTGGAGACTGAAGGAGTCGTTGGAAACCCCTCGCAAGATGTGGTTGCTCAGGCCCTGGTAGAAAGTCAGCAACCTCTCAATGAAGATATCATAGAAATAATTATCCCGGACACTGAGGATTATGGAGAACGAGTCACTAGCAGAAACTGTGTTGTTGTAGAGCAAGAGAAATTGACCAACAATGCTGTTGTTATTGAGGAGGATATTGGGTTTAATACTGTTGCTGAGATTATAGAGATATCAACTGGCAACTGA